AATCGCACGCCGGGCTGACGACGGTGTGTCGCAGCCCTCGGTCTACCGGGCACCCCGCGTCGGGTTCGCCGTGGCCCCGCCCGCCTCGGCCCCGAGGTGGGCGGACTGGTGCGACCGAGTGGCGCGCGAGCGTGTCATCACGGCTTGGTAAAGTGCGGCCGCGGATCCGTCGGGCGCCGCTGGCATGACGGAGGGTGGCCGCCCTGGCCCGTGGCCGGCCGACTTATCCGGACGGCCGCGGGGGCCGATACCGTCGCCCCCCCTCCCGCCACTGTGACGACTCCCTCCCCGCAGGCCGCTGAGCCGGCCTGGATCGCGCGCCGTTCGTGCGCCCCGCGTCGCCGCCGCGCGCTCCTCGCCGACACCGACGAGCCGACGCTGACCATCGTGGGGCATCGGCTCTCGCGCGCCGGCTTCTCGGTGCGGACGGAGCGGACCGGCCCGGACGCGCTCGACGCCGTGCTGGAGGCAGCCCCCGACGTGGTCGTGGCGGCCTCGCGGCTCCCGGGGCTCGACGGGCTCCGGCTGTTCGAGCGGCTCCGCGACGAGATGGAGGCCCCACCGCCCGTCGTCCTCGTGTTCTGGCCGGGCAACGCCGCGGCCGTCGCGACGGCGCTCGACGCCGGCGTGGCCGACGTCATCGTCCGCCCACTGTCGCTCGTCGAGGCCGTCTCCCGGATCCGACGCTTCGTCCCGGTTTGATGGGCGCCGGGATCCCCGACGTCTCGGAGCACGCGCTCGCGGCGGCCGCCGCGGCGTTGCTCGTCGTGTCGACGGTCCTCGTCGGGCTCGTGGCGCTGGCGGCGGTCGGGCTCAACCGATGGGCGTGGTGGAGCGAGCGGCGTCGCGTGGCCCGGGAGGCCCGGTGGACGCCGCGTCTCCTCGGGCTGCTCGATGGCGAGATCGCGCCCGAGTCGTTCGCGTCGGGGCTCCGGCGGGGCCAGCGGGCCGACATGCTCCGGTTCCTCATCACGTACGCCGTCCGCCTCCGGGCCGCGGACCGGCAGCGGCTGGCGAAGGCGGCCGCGCCGCTCCTCCCGTACGCGCGCCGCCGGCTGGCCTCGTGGTCGCCGGAGCGCCGCGCGTTCGCCGTCCGCGCCCTCGGGCTGCTCAGCGTGCGGACGCCGCTCGTCACGTTGGGAACGGCGCTCCGCGACCCGTCGCGGCGCGTGGCCCTCGCCGCGGCGCGCGCGCTCGCCCAGTCGCGGAGCCCACGCGCCGCCCCCATCATGCTGACCGGGCTCTCGCGGTTCGGCGGGGCGCACACGGCCAACGTCGCGTCGCTCCTGGCGCAGTTCGGGCTCCGAGCGGGCGCCCCGATCACGGCCGCGCTCGTCCACCCGCGGACCGATGCCCGGGCCCGTGTCGCGGCCATCGAGGCGCTCCGGCAGCTGAGCTACGTGCCCGCCGCCGAGCCGGCCCGCGCTCTCCTCGAGTCCCCCCGCCTCGATGCCGAGGTGAAGGGGGCCGTGCTCCGGCTCCTCGCCGAGGTCGGCGGCGCCCGCGAGGCCGCGGCCGTCCGCCCGTTCGTCGACAGCTCGGAGGACATCCTGCGCATCCACGCCGTCGGCGCGCTGGGGCGGCTCCAGTGCGGGCCGGAGGACGCCGTCCGCCTCCGTCGCGCGCTCCGCGACCCGAACGTGTGGGTCGCTCGCCAGGCCTCCGAGGCGCTCGGCCAGCCCGTCCCCCGCCCGACGCCGCCGCGCGTCCAGCCCGTCCCGAGCGAGGCCTCCTCATGACCCCCTCCCTGTTCCACCTCGTCGACTGGCTCGTGCTCGGGTTCGTGACCCTCGTCGTGGGGCACTACCTCATCGGGGCCGGGCTGGCGCTCGTGGCCCTCGTCCAACTCCGCGGGCGGCTCGCGTCCTCGTCCGTCGAGGAGTTGGCGTCGGCCGCGACGCTGCCGCCGATCACGCTCCTCGTGCCGATGTACAACGAGGGGGTCGTCGCCGTCGAGGCCGTCCACGCGCTCCTCGGGGTGGAGTACCCGACGAAGGAGGTCCTCGTGATCGACGACGGGTCGACCGACGACACGGTCGCGCGGCTCCACGAGGCGTTCGACCTCGAGGAGGTCGTCCGCCCGCCGATGGCGGAGATCGAGCACGCGCCGGTCCGCACGGCGTACCACAGCCGGACGCGGCCCGAGCTGTGGGTCCTGTCGAAGGCGAACGGCGGGGGCAAGGCCGACGCCGTCAACGCGGGCCTGGCCTACGCCCGGACGCCGCTGTTCTGCATGCTCGACGGCGACAGCCTCCTCGCCCGCGACGCGCTCCTCCGCGCCGTCCGCCCGTTCCTGGACGACGCCCGGACGGTCGCCGTCGGCGGGACGGTCGGGATCGTCAACGGCAGCCGGGTGCGGCATGGCCGGGTCGAAGAGCTCCGGATGCCCCGGAGTTGGCTGGCCCGGTTTCAGGTGCTCGAGTACGTCCGCGCCTTTTCAGCCGCGCGGACGGCGTGGGACCACATCGGCGCGCTCCTGATCGTGTCGGGCGCGTTCGGGTTGTTCCGCCGCGACGCCGTCGTCGCCCTCGGCGGCCTCGACGACGAGACGGTCGGTGAGGACATGGAACTCGTCCTCCGGCTCCACCGGACGCTCCGCGAGGCCGGCACGCCGTACCGGATCGGCTACGCGCCCGACGCCGTCTCGTGGACCGAGTGCCCCGAGACCGCGGCCGTGCTCGGGCGCCAGCGCGACCGGTGGCACCGCGGGCTCGCCCAGATCCTGTGGCGCCACAAGCGGATGCTGTTCAACCCGCGCTATGGCAAGGCCGGCCTGCTCGCCTTCCCCGCCTACGTGTTCGTCGAGTTCCTCGGCCCCGTCGTCGAGGCCATCGGCTACGTCGGCCTCGTGGTGCTGCTGGCGCTGGGAATGGTCGACGTCCCGCTCGCGCTCCTGCTGCTGGCGCTCGCCGTCATGCTCGGCGTGGCCCAGTCCGTCGCGGCCGTTGCGCTCGAACAGCTCGCGTTCCGTCGGTACACCCGGCTCCGCGACG
This sequence is a window from Rubrivirga marina. Protein-coding genes within it:
- a CDS encoding response regulator, coding for MTTPSPQAAEPAWIARRSCAPRRRRALLADTDEPTLTIVGHRLSRAGFSVRTERTGPDALDAVLEAAPDVVVAASRLPGLDGLRLFERLRDEMEAPPPVVLVFWPGNAAAVATALDAGVADVIVRPLSLVEAVSRIRRFVPV
- a CDS encoding glycosyltransferase family 2 protein, which codes for MTPSLFHLVDWLVLGFVTLVVGHYLIGAGLALVALVQLRGRLASSSVEELASAATLPPITLLVPMYNEGVVAVEAVHALLGVEYPTKEVLVIDDGSTDDTVARLHEAFDLEEVVRPPMAEIEHAPVRTAYHSRTRPELWVLSKANGGGKADAVNAGLAYARTPLFCMLDGDSLLARDALLRAVRPFLDDARTVAVGGTVGIVNGSRVRHGRVEELRMPRSWLARFQVLEYVRAFSAARTAWDHIGALLIVSGAFGLFRRDAVVALGGLDDETVGEDMELVLRLHRTLREAGTPYRIGYAPDAVSWTECPETAAVLGRQRDRWHRGLAQILWRHKRMLFNPRYGKAGLLAFPAYVFVEFLGPVVEAIGYVGLVVLLALGMVDVPLALLLLALAVMLGVAQSVAAVALEQLAFRRYTRLRDVGMLLLLSVIENVGYRQLTVWWRLKGIVSYFRKQNAWGVMTRTGFQTS
- a CDS encoding HEAT repeat domain-containing protein; its protein translation is MGAGIPDVSEHALAAAAAALLVVSTVLVGLVALAAVGLNRWAWWSERRRVAREARWTPRLLGLLDGEIAPESFASGLRRGQRADMLRFLITYAVRLRAADRQRLAKAAAPLLPYARRRLASWSPERRAFAVRALGLLSVRTPLVTLGTALRDPSRRVALAAARALAQSRSPRAAPIMLTGLSRFGGAHTANVASLLAQFGLRAGAPITAALVHPRTDARARVAAIEALRQLSYVPAAEPARALLESPRLDAEVKGAVLRLLAEVGGAREAAAVRPFVDSSEDILRIHAVGALGRLQCGPEDAVRLRRALRDPNVWVARQASEALGQPVPRPTPPRVQPVPSEASS